A single window of Dendropsophus ebraccatus isolate aDenEbr1 chromosome 5, aDenEbr1.pat, whole genome shotgun sequence DNA harbors:
- the TMBIM6 gene encoding bax inhibitor 1, translating into MDFLDRNINFDALTKFSHISHSTQQHLKRVYSSFALCMLVAGAGAYVNVVFGFLQGNFLVFAGTLGTMLWLMFTPHSYENEKKRLGILAAFAFFSGCGLGPILNLCIAVNPSIIPTAFLGTSVIFTCFTLSALYSRSRSFLFLGGILMSALSLLTISSLVNIFIGSVFLFKMHMYVGLLVMCGFVLFDTQLIIDKAEKGDKDYVWHCVDLFLDFITIFRKLMIILAMNEKDKKKERK; encoded by the exons ATGGATTTTCTCGATCGGAATATCAACTTTGATGCGCTCACCAAGTTCTCACACAT TTCCCATTCCACACAGCAGCACTTGAAGCGAGTGTACAGCAGCTTTGCCCTCTGCATGCTGGTTGCTGGCGCTGGTGCCTATGTGAATGTGGTGTTCGGATTCCTCCAG GGCAACTTCCTGGTCTTTGCCGGTACCCTTGGGACCATGTTGTGGCTCATGTTTACTCCTCACAGCTATGAAAACGAGAAGAAGCGTCTGGGAATCTTAGCTGCTTTTGCCTTTTTCTCTG GTTGTGGTTTGGGTCCTATCTTAAACCTTTGTATTGCCGTTAACCCCAG CATCATTCCTACTGCTTTCCTGGGCACATCCGTGATCTTCACCTGCTTCACTCTCAGCGCCCTTTATTCAAGAAGTCGCAGCTTCCTTTTCCTAGGAG GTATTCTGATGTCTGCTTTGAGCCTGCTTACCATCTCCTCCTTGGTGAACATCTTTATTGGATCAGTTTTCCTTTTCAAA ATGCACATGTATGTCGGTTTGCTGGTCATGTGTGGATTTGTCCTGTTTGACACGCAACTCATTATTGATAAAGCCGAGAAAGGAGACAAAGATTACGTATG GCATTGTGTAGACCTGTTTCTTGACTTCATCACTATCTTCAGGAAACTCATGATAATCTTGGCAATGAATGAGAAG GAcaagaagaaagagagaaaataA